A window of Cytobacillus sp. FSL H8-0458 genomic DNA:
TGTTCGGGTTGGCGCTTGATCAGGAAGACCAAAATAAAGCTATTTTTACGATTTATCGTACATAAAAGAGTGATGGAGACATGAAAAAAGTATTATGGGGTATCATTATTCTGCTTGTCATAAGCATTGGAGCAGGCTCTTTCATTTATTTTAACAGCATGAAGCCAGTGAGGGCAGCAGAATCAAAGGCAGTTGAGCTGGCGAAACAGGAAACGGATCTTGCTGAAGCTCGTGACTTCAATTTATATCATGGGAATGAAACCTTCTATGTGATCGAAGGTAAAGACCATGATGGTACAAGCATATATGTGTGGGTTCCGGAAAAAAAGGGGAAAATCGTCTCACTGAAGCAATCTGATGGAATTTCCAAAAATGAAGCCATTAACAGACTTAAACAGGAGAAAAAATCTGCTGAGATCATGTCTGTACGGCTGGGGATGGAGAAAAATATTCCATTATGGGAAGTTCATTACCGTTCCGGCAGTAATTTAATAAATTATTACTATATAGATTTTAAAACAGGGGAATGGCTGAAAAAAATTGAAAACCTGTAGCCTTAGGCAATCACCGCCACAGTGCAGGAGAAAATCGGGAGGAAACAAGCAATGGAGATTCAATTGGCACAA
This region includes:
- a CDS encoding cell wall elongation regulator TseB-like domain-containing protein, yielding MKKVLWGIIILLVISIGAGSFIYFNSMKPVRAAESKAVELAKQETDLAEARDFNLYHGNETFYVIEGKDHDGTSIYVWVPEKKGKIVSLKQSDGISKNEAINRLKQEKKSAEIMSVRLGMEKNIPLWEVHYRSGSNLINYYYIDFKTGEWLKKIENL